A genomic segment from Anabas testudineus chromosome 6, fAnaTes1.2, whole genome shotgun sequence encodes:
- the LOC113165474 gene encoding zinc finger C3H1 domain-containing protein isoform X1 yields MDSNTVSRSPREEGELEDGEICDDETEESVPIRRGDGNRPGGRGAPPRNRKPRPHPHPHPHHMLPHLGHQPPDFRLLMPYNIGPHGSFSPSHRQQCGPSGPDRPPVPSPPPPPLLLLPPPPPGLGPHGEPSPRSNFWERSHGTLGRFRHRTMPNGGRGAWNRGSRGVGGSRAPLGRYGAGESHGPVKESPSRKQKPQTRTQTRKVVHSVSQPDSGVDESFEDLLSKYKQIQLELECIRKEETMALEPKASPVRDDSPNHTASITETRSIPEPALSPARPEETFEGEKSEKKVFQAFNIKPLRQKLSTPADLDELQRRRAEQEAADTQTDGAEEERGADAGAETEQKPEPELEDKTYLCCSEEMDKDGKSKKTCLCRRESSPSSEESAVSPDKPVVKVEEEELSELQLRLLALQSASKKWQQKEQQVMKKSKDRITKAVQERSSSSVPGPGSPVPGKQRVTTRSASSAATADRSRTRSKLMDRDRDRAKTGPRPPERDRPKQSPKLVPKAAQERGWTPGKPRSTKKMISPGSVAKQAFRKQQLRTWKLQQQRQQEEKRRQDEEERRKREDEIRRIRDLSNQDEQYNRFMKLVGARPRTRGQSRDREHRKSTGKQGLDASGNLYQYDNYDEVAMDTDSETSSPGERTVPSPTHSLFPADGPGCLPQVSLYVTDSAQYAMDFSQPFLSPVLSGVPPPPPPLPPPPDEPEPPPKPPFADEEEEEEMLLRETCLMSMANKRVAATEEKSCSRPLSPSCPPSTGVQQPIRGNLSTVSLNTVSHSRNKFSRAHHAPRAPLVLPRHKSVVVSLNDSDDSDSDIDACSSTQAVFGGLEFMIKEARRTVEAAKPKAASGCEKENNPVRTPEALPEAKKAEYRLLKEEIASREKQKMLKDHSLSPRSSTVTAISESMLDSTAKSAAELKLCEAEQRLNKHRELLQRDEAVLRHLLQQELRKGESLKAAEAKVLKLREQLQASEKIVSANKTLLKKLQEQVHRVEHRVSIKKSFAARLEQELAQAQLAAGRGSKRRTDSNQNLPLKLQRVDGAPRGSERHFAELIAQKQRLQQLESEYALKIQKLKEAQALRNKGIPLEPPLRALTPPDPQIQIPPPSTPFPVPQPSLHDLTQDKLTLDSEDVTETDDHELESAAAAKGPRRRSLHQSSCSFTKPHLEQLSSTPAKDGSTKPAKTSGSSEAPAEMFAGHDVEALKLRYQQQPLLEELLQRELQNLGDLIRNHLPTQVVSVELDSTVTQSGSTELKPVPFGLYYSPLLVFRSYRFSPYYRTKEKLSLSSVTYSNTIDPKKCFCRFDLTGTCNDDDCRWQHMRNCTLTGNQLFQDILSYNLSLIGCSESSSDEEIGVATEKYMKKLFGTNKDRMGIDQKAVLLVSKVNESKQHVPPFTTCKDLRTWRPKPSAQSCVSPEDEVEDDPTVENITAHRTQDDGLKSRMSVLDVCVTSEDKRYFVSETDDISNLETSVLENPGDTQLWIKLAFKYLNQNDVSAAECLEAALNTLSRALETNCDNPEVWSHYLSLFSRRGSREEVQEMCEMAVEHAPDYHVWWNYLNLESSFDGKDYVCDRLLQFLLTEASSGVTDKLSFQLMEALLYRVHLNLFTGRMESALAILQNALKSAHDKSMADHLTASDRALVWLSYIHLTEFDQLPCSMYDPAESGPSRLVSRESFQLPWRTPQDISMPLNILIALFQDAIQRCSDESLSQSERVVACLPLHTNFIFLHQVLQRYDEGIVLCESLLDVCPESCILRDALAELHIRKGNADQAVRMWLHVLAECPNNAEVFYHSCKFLMAQEKSNAIVPLFRGFILSLCEDEQSQEKPVDVLRHILGFPADELVRGPIIKKELEKKLSQQAPYFHLIHCRWQWLHGSMNDTVDAFERALGSNLQLEELHKLWIDYLEFSSSQQARGPSQFKQLSDLVHRCLSTVPSRLELPFNPAQFWNCYRFHNKVVTLFLSRLPQSQRAPVLERLRYAMPNSTELGLRLLHQEWQDGNTEHLKFQARMLSGNSPKCLAYWKITIAAERELSERSEVRLLYQQALHNLPLCAALWKDWLLFEAAVVGDSERLRRLVDRCQQVGVNLVLSRTQGERH; encoded by the exons ATGGATTCTAACACGGTCAGTCGCTCCCCCAGAGAGGAGGGGGAGCTGGAAGACGGAGAGATCTGCGACGATGAAACCGAGGAGAGTGTGCCGATCCGACGGGGGGATGGTAACAGGCCCGGCGGCCGCGGTGCTCCTCCACGGAACCGAAAACCTCGCCCACACCCTCACCCTCACCCTCACCACATGTTGCCACATCTGGGCCACCAGCCGCCAGATTTTCGCCTCCTGATGCCGTACAACATCGGACCTCACGGCTCTTTTTCCCCGAGTCACCGGCAGCAGTGCGGGCCGAGCGGGCCCGACCGGCCTCCTGTTCCCTCACCTCCGCCGCctccgctgctgctgctgccgccgccgccgccggGCCTCGGTCCTCACGGTGAGCCGAGCCCGCGGTCGAACTTCTGGGAGCGGAGCCACGGAACCCTGGGCAGGTTTAGGCACCGGACAATGCCGAACGGCGGACGCGGGGCCTGGAATCGAGGCAGCCGGGGGGTGGGAGGCAGCAGAGCTCCCCTCGGTCGTTATGGGGCCGGAGAGAGTCACGGCCCCGTTAAAGAGTCTCCCTCGAGAAAAC AGAAACCTCAAACCAGGACTCAGACCAGGAAAGTGGTCCACAGTGTTTCCCAACCAGATAGTGGTGTTGACGAGTCCTTTGAGGACTTGTTGTCCAAGTATAAGCAGATTCAGCTGGAGCTGGAGTGTATCCGCAAAGAGGAGACCATGGCTCTGGAGCCCAAAGCTTCCCCCGTCAGAGACGACTCCCCAAACCACACAGCCAGTATTACAGAGACTAGATCGATACCTGAACCAGCTCTGAGTCCGGCACGACCAGAAGAGACATTTGAAGGGGAAAAGTCTGAGAAGAAAGTCTTCCAGGCATTCAACATCAAACCACTGCGTCAGAAACTGTCAACTCCTGCAGATCTAGATGAGCTGCAGAGGAGACGGGCGGAGCAGGaggcagcagacacacagacagatg gtgcagaagaagaaagaggagcagaTGCTGGAGcagaaactgaacagaaacCTGAACCAGAATTGGAAGACAAAACGTATTTGTGTTGCAGTGAGGAAATGGACAAAGATGGGAAAAGTAAAAAGACGTGTTTATGTCGCAGAGAGTCATCGCCGTCCAGCGAGGAGTCGGCTGTTTCTCCAGACAAG CCGGTGgtaaaggtggaggaggaggagctgtcGGAGCTACAACTGCGTCTCCTTGCTCTGCAGTCGGCCAGTAAGAAGTGGCAGCAGAAGGAGCAGCAGGTGATGAAGAAGAGCAAAGATCGGATCACCAAAGCCGTCCAGGAGAGGAGCTCCAGCTCGGTCCCCGGACCTGGGTCCCCTGTGCCTGGCAAGCAGAGAGTCACCACCAGGTCGGCGTCTTCTGCTGCTACTGCAGACAGGAGCAGAACCAGGTCCAAACTTATGGACAGGGACCGAGATCGGGCCAAGACTGGGCCCAGACctccagagagagacagacccAAACAGAGTCCAAAACTGGTTCCTAAGGCAGCCCAGGAGAGAGGTTGGACACCAGGAAAACCTCGTTCGACCAAGAAGATGATCAGCCCAG GTTCAGTGGCGAAGCAGGCGTTCAGGAAACAGCAGCTAAGGACCTGGAAGCttcagcagcagcggcagcaggaggagaaacgACGGCAAGATGAAGAGGAACGACGTAAACGAGAGGATGAAATCCGCAGAATCCGGGACCTGTCCAACCAGGACGAGCAGTACAATCGCTTCATGAAGCTGGTGGGGGCGAGGCCGAGGACGCGTGGTCAA TCCAGGGATCGTGAACATAGGAAGTCCACAGGTAAGCAGGGTCTAGACGCCTCAGGTAACCTCTACCAGTACGACAACTACGATGAGGTGGCGATGGACACGGACAGCGAGACTAGTTCACCAGGTGAGAGGACAG tcCCATCCCCGACTCACAGCCTGTTCCCTGCTGACGGCCCTGGATGTTTACCTCAGGTGTCTCTGTATGTGACCGACTCTGCTCAGTATGCAATG GATTTCTCTCAGCCCTTCCTCTCCCCTGTGCTGTCTGGTGTTCCTCCCCCGCCTCCCCCTCTCCCACCTCCACCAGATGAGCCGGAGCCCCCTCCCAAACCCCCATTTgctgatgaggaagaggaggaggagatgctGCTGAGGGAGACCTGTTTGATGTCGATGGCCAACAAGAGGGTGGCAGCGACTGAG gAGAAGAGCTGCAGTCGTCCTCTGTCCCCAAGCTGTCCTCCTTCTACGGGAGtccagcagccaatcagaggcaACCTGAGCACTGTCAGTCTCAACACGGTGTCTCACTCGAGGAATAAGTTCAGCAGAGCACATCATGCTCCCAGGGCTCCGCTGGTG CTGCCCCGACACAAGTCTGTGGTGGTTTCTCTCAATGACTCAGATGACAGTGACTCCGACATAGACGCCTGCAGCTCCACACAGGCTGTGTTCGGAGGACTGGAGTTCATGATCAAAGAAGCCAGGAGAACTGTTGAG GCAGCAAAGCCTAAAGCAGCCTCAGgatgtgagaaagaaaacaacccAGTGAGAACTCCAGAAGCTTTACCTGAAGCCAAGAAGGCTGAATACCGTCTTCTCAAAGAGGAAATCGCCAG CAGGGAGAAGCAGAAGATGTTGAAGGATCACAGTCTGAGTCCGCGGAGCTCCACTGTTACTGCCATCTCGGAGTCCATGCTGGACTCAACAGCGAAGTCAGCTGCAGAGTTGAAGTTGTGTGAAGCTGAGCAGAGACTCAACAAACACAG AGAGCTGCTGCAAAGGGACGAGGCTGTCCTCAGACACCTGCTCCAGCAGGAGCTGAGGAAGGGTGAGTCTCTGAAGGCTGCCGAGGCTAAAGTGCTGAAACTGAGAGAGCAGCTCCAGGCGTCAGAGAAAATTGTCAGTGCAAACAAGACACTGCTCAAGAAGTTGCAGGAACAG GTGCACCGTGTTGAACATCGAGTGTCCATAAAGAAGAGCTTTGCTGCCAGGTTGGAGCAGGAGCTGGCACAGGCTCAGCTAGCTGCTGGAAGAGGATCCAAGCGCAGAACAGACTCCAACCAGAACCTG ccctTGAAACTCCAGCGTGTGGACGGAGCACCTCGTGGATCAGAGCGTCACTTTGCAGAGCTGATCGCTCAGAAACAGCGGCTACAGCAGCTCGAGTCTGAATACGCCCTCAAGATCCAGAAGCTGAAGGAAGCTCAGGCCCTGCGAAACAAAGGAATTCCTTTAGAGCCACCACTTAGAGCTTTGACCCCCCCAGACCCTCAGATCCAGATCCCACCTCCTTCCACTCCCTTCCCAGTGCCCCAGCCCTCCCTGCATGATCTAACCCAGGACAAACTCACCCTGGACAGTGAAGAtgtcacagagacagatgatCACGAACTGGAATCAGCTGCTGCCGCTAAAGGCCCCCGTCGACGCTCCCTTCATCAGTCCAGCTGTTCCTTCACCAAACCCCATCTGGAGCAGCTGAGCTCCACTCCAGCTAAAGACGGCAGCACCAAACCTGCCAAAACTTCGGGCAGCTCCGAGGCTCCTGCGGAGATGTTTGCAGGGCACGACGTGGAAGCTCTCAAGCTGAGATACCAGCAGCAGCCACTGCtggaagagctgctgcagagggaGCTGCAGAACCTGGGAGATCTCATTCGCAACCACCTACCTACACAG GTGGTCTCAGTGGAACTAGACTCAACAGTAACTCAGTCTGGGAGCACAGAGCTGAAGCCAGTTCCCTTTGGACTATATTACAGCCCTCTCCTTGTCTTCAGATCATACAG GTTCAGTCCGTATTACAGGACCAAGGAGAAGTTGTCTCTAAGCTCTGTAACATACAGCAACACCATCGACccaaagaagtgtttctgtcgGTTCGACCTCACAGGAACCTGCAACGATGATGACTGTAGATG GCAGCACATGAGAAACTGTACTTTGACTGGAAACCAGCTTTTCCAAGACATCTTGTCTTACAACCtgtctctgattggctgttctgAGAGCAGCTCCGATGAGGAAATCGGCGTCGCCACAG AAAAGTACATGAAGAAGCTGTTTGGCACCAACAAAGACCGCATGGGAATTGACCAGAAGGCTGTCCTGCTCGTCAGCAAAGTGAATGAAAGCAAACAACATG TTCCTCCGTTCACTACCTGTAAAGACCTGAGGACGTGGAGACCGAAACCATCTGCGCAGAGCTGCGTCAGCCCTGAGGACGAGGTCGAGGACGACCCCACAGTTGAAAATATCACAGCACACAGGACACAGG ATGATGGCTTGAAGTCCAGAATGTCGGTTTTGGACGTTTGTGTCACATCAGAGGACAAACGTTATTTTGTCAGTGAGACAGACGACATATCTAACCTGGAGACTAGTGTCCTGGAGAATCCTGGAGACACTCAGCTGTGGATCAAACTGGCTTTCAAATACCTCAATCAGAATGACGT GTCtgcagcagagtgtctggaAGCTGCCTTGAACACCTTGTCTCGTGCTCTGGAGACAAACTGTGACAATCCAGAGGTGTGGAGCCACtacctttctctgttttccagaCGAGGCAGCAGGGAGGAGGTCCAGGAGATGTGCGAGATGGCTGTGGAGCATGCACCTGACTACCACGTGTGGTGGAAC TATTTGAATTTGGAGAGCTCTTTCGATGGGAAGGACTACGTGTGTGATCGTCTGCTGCAGTTTCTCCTCACAGAGGCGTCCTCGGGGGTCACAGACAAACTGTCTTTTCAGCTGATGGAGGCTCTGCTTTACAGAGTTCACCTCAATCTGTTCACAGGCAGGATGGAGAGTGCACTGGCGATTCTGCAG AATGCGTTGAAGTCAGCCCATGACAAGAGCATGGCAGACCACCTGACAGCCAGCGACCGGGCATTGGTCTGGCTCTCCTACATTCACCTGACGGAGTTCGACCAGCTGCCGTGTAGCATGTACGACCCAGCAGAGTCTGGTCCGTCCAGACTGGTCAGCAGAGAGTCCTTCCAGCTGCCATGGAGAACGCCGCAGGACATCAGCATGCCGCTCAACATCCTGATTGCTCTCTTCCAAG ATGCTATTCAGCGCTGCAGTGATGAGTCTCTGTCTCAGAGCGAGAGGGTTGTGGCTTGTCTGCCTCTGCACACAAATTTCATCTTCCTCCACCAGGTGCTGCAGAG aTATGATGAAGGCATCGTTCTGTGTGAGTCTCTACTGGATGTCTGTCCTGAGTCGTGCATCCTGCGAGACGCACTGGCCGAGCTCCACATCAGGAAGGGAAACGCAGATCAGGCAGTCAGGATGTGGCTTCACGTTCTGGCTGAGTGTCCCAACAACGCAGAAGTCTTCTATCATTCCTGCAAGTTCCTCATGGCTCAG GAGAAGTCCAATGCTATTGTTCCTCTGTTTCGAGGATTTATCCTGTCACTGTGTGAGGATGAACAGAGTCAGGAGAAACCTGTGGACGTCCTGCG ACACATCCTTGGTTTCCCTGCAGACGAGCTCGTCAGAGGTCCCATCATCaagaaggagctggagaagaagctcagtcagcaggCGCCCTACTTCCATCTCATTCACTG TCGCTGGCAGTGGCTGCACGGCTCTATGAACGACACAGTAGATGCCTTTGAGAGAGCACTGGGATCAAACTTGCAGCTAGAAGAGCTTCACAAACTTTGGATAGA TTACCTGGAGTTCAGCAGCAGTCAGCAGGCCCGTGGACCAAGTCAGTTCAAACAGTTGTCAGACCTGGTTCATCGCTGCCTGAGTACCGTCCCATCTCGACTGGAGCTTCCCTTCAACCCTGCACAGTTCTGGAACTGCTACCGCTTCCACAACAAG GTGGTGACTCTTTTCCTGAGCCGTCTGCCACAGTCCCAGCGTGCACCGGTCCTAGAGAGGCTGCGATATGCCATGCCCAACAGCACAGAGCTGGGCCTGAg GTTGCTGCATCAGGAGTGGCAGGATGGAAACACTGAACACCTGAAATTCCAGGCCAGGATGTTGAGCGGTAACAGTCCAAAGTGTTTGGCCTACTGGAAAAT AACAATAGCTGCAGAGAGGGAACTGTCGGAGCGATCTGAG gTGCGACTCCTCTATCAGCAGGCCCTCCACAACCTTCCTCTCTGTGCTGCCCTGTGGAAAGAT TGGCTCCTGTTCGAAGCGGCGGTTGTCGGGGACTCGGAGCGACTGCGGCGGCTGGTGGACAGGTGTCAGCAGGTGGGAGTGAATTTAGTGTTGAGTCGAACGCAGGGGGAGCGTCACTGA